AGTACCTCTCGTTTTGGAAATCGCTCGGTGCATCGGAGTATGGCGAATGACGCGAGTGGAATGATTGAAATAATGTATAGCGCGGTGAATCGCGGAGCGGAGCCGACGGCGATAAGTAAGAACGTGATGCTTGCGCCGGTGAAAAGTACGAGTGACAGCGCGTTTCGCGCCTGCCTACCGGTAGGAATGGCGCGGCGCGCGCCTGTCGCAAGAATGACGCCCGCCGTTCCGAGTATCAGCAGTAACGGCGAGTATAGCGCGCGGAGATTCATGAAAATACGCGAGAAGGACTCTTGTGTTTTGCCGGAATCACCCTGCCAATACGGCGGCATTTTTCCGAAGAGATATGAGAATTGAAGGTCGAAATGGCCGAAGGTTTTGTAAAGCATGATGTTGTAGATGACGACGGGCGCGAACAGTATGGCGGCGAGCAGCGCCGCCGCGTACATGCGCCAATTTTTAAACAGTGCCGGCTGTTGCAGCGCGATGACTGCGAGATACGCGGGCATGAGAAAAATTCCGACATATTTGGTGAGGAGTACCAAGCCGAACGTCGCGCCGAACGCAATCCAGCGGCGCGGGTTTTCCATAAATCGCAGGAAGGTTAGTATGTTCAGGAGTGAGAGCGCGATAAGCACAGACTCCATCATTGCAAGTCGTGAAATAAAAACATGCGCAAAATTTACGCTGATGAGCGCGGCGGCGATAAGGCCCCCGATGGACATCGGGGAGAGGCCGTTTAACGTCAGTTCGGGGAAAATATTTTTGAATAATCTCCGGACGACAAAAAAGATGAGCAGTATTGACGCGATACCGGCAAGCGCCGAGGGGATGCGCGCGACGAGCAGTGAGTCGCC
Above is a genomic segment from bacterium containing:
- a CDS encoding glycosyltransferase family 39 protein, translated to MNFFAKHRVAIALIGIVIIGAGFRLWNLGSAELTFDEGLYAFRSIGYLDYLESAAQPTPVHWFENNPLPWWTKLSFHDHPPLFFLIQHICFAMLGDSLLVARIPSALAGIASILLIFFVVRRLFKNIFPELTLNGLSPMSIGGLIAAALISVNFAHVFISRLAMMESVLIALSLLNILTFLRFMENPRRWIAFGATFGLVLLTKYVGIFLMPAYLAVIALQQPALFKNWRMYAAALLAAILFAPVVIYNIMLYKTFGHFDLQFSYLFGKMPPYWQGDSGKTQESFSRIFMNLRALYSPLLLILGTAGVILATGARRAIPTGRQARNALSLVLFTGASITFLLIAVGSAPRFTALYIISIIPLASFAILRCTERFPKREVLTVALGIIIASETVFTVKAQFTDTPNYGVVQLDRYLDGVFGSARPVNVPRHPSPTLDSVIQTYARNIPATIPPSGIIYDDNLAVGPMLWLFSRRQYYHGIPIMPASVFLEAQKTGNTAMFKNVALYFVKAENGAPLKRAHVGAAENIEKIFIANKNNPQFTAADDAGRAAFKAYRFTVN